From Kineosporia succinea, the proteins below share one genomic window:
- a CDS encoding pilus assembly protein CpaE yields MLDLGLAQQLREAGLAWNPLPGDRFVLPGKGMDEEVFVVSHMVVEIHDTPTGQVIGFNGTTEWALDSLEQRQVVWMPRESQLRELLGDRFVAFESVTGGFSVTLSGAGGEVHREVDPDAESAYARAVLAVLAALGPEE; encoded by the coding sequence GTGCTCGATCTCGGTCTGGCTCAGCAACTGCGGGAGGCCGGTCTGGCCTGGAACCCCCTGCCCGGAGACCGCTTCGTCCTGCCCGGCAAGGGCATGGACGAGGAGGTCTTCGTGGTCAGTCACATGGTGGTGGAGATCCACGACACCCCCACCGGGCAGGTCATCGGTTTCAACGGCACCACCGAGTGGGCGCTCGACTCGCTCGAGCAGCGACAGGTGGTGTGGATGCCCCGCGAGTCCCAGTTGCGGGAGCTGCTCGGTGACCGGTTCGTGGCGTTCGAGAGCGTGACCGGGGGGTTCTCGGTCACGCTCTCGGGCGCGGGCGGCGAGGTGCACCGGGAGGTCGACCCCGACGCGGAATCGGCCTACGCCCGGGCGGTTCTCGCGGTTCTGGCCGCGCTCGGCCCGGAGGAGTAG
- a CDS encoding DUF4439 domain-containing protein, translating to MLSSKSGTSLVRPRRRAFLALGTLSLAGGATTVLTGCSSSGSNGSALTPAASTQLEEAAVNRAVELVRAVHTGASALASGTVPGGAAARLSGAVAKLLPALLKVHATQLSALGAPVSTSPATPSTSSESPTPSTEDADAVTSPATLVTAEWEAARTLLRDAAGLSPEFARLLYRTAASCAAAADLLNSALKGKSLGALKPAESTEAAGSAEAAESTEPAAPATAPPTTTTGPTPSATGTATPTTTSSSSAALTLVPAETTALNRLLAGEHAAYYAYPLVIAHIDGPREEVATTVWQTHRQQRDELERMLLTAGADPVEANAAYEVETPTTKGQAATLATTVEERLAGLAADAVAAATHTEVQSLAADLLVGSVRRQAAWSGEPVA from the coding sequence GTGCTGAGCTCCAAGTCCGGGACGTCCCTGGTCCGACCCCGTCGCCGGGCCTTCCTCGCCCTCGGCACCCTCTCCCTCGCCGGCGGTGCGACGACCGTGCTGACCGGCTGTTCCTCCTCCGGCAGCAACGGTTCCGCGCTCACCCCGGCCGCTTCCACGCAGCTCGAGGAGGCCGCCGTGAACCGGGCCGTGGAGCTGGTGCGGGCCGTGCACACCGGCGCCTCCGCCCTGGCCTCGGGCACCGTGCCGGGCGGGGCCGCGGCCCGGCTGTCGGGTGCGGTGGCGAAGCTGCTCCCCGCTCTGCTGAAGGTGCACGCGACCCAGCTGAGCGCGCTCGGGGCACCCGTGAGCACCAGCCCGGCCACGCCGTCCACCAGCTCCGAAAGCCCCACCCCGAGCACGGAGGACGCCGATGCCGTCACCTCCCCCGCGACCCTGGTCACCGCCGAGTGGGAGGCCGCCCGCACCCTGCTGCGCGACGCCGCCGGCCTCAGCCCGGAATTCGCCCGGTTGCTCTACCGCACCGCCGCGTCCTGCGCCGCGGCCGCCGATCTGCTGAACAGCGCCCTGAAGGGCAAGTCACTGGGCGCCCTGAAACCCGCCGAAAGCACTGAAGCCGCCGGGAGCGCCGAAGCCGCCGAAAGCACCGAACCGGCCGCACCGGCCACGGCCCCGCCGACCACCACCACCGGGCCGACGCCGTCGGCGACCGGGACGGCCACGCCGACCACCACGTCCTCAAGCAGTGCCGCCCTGACCCTCGTGCCCGCCGAGACCACCGCACTCAACCGCCTGCTGGCCGGCGAGCACGCCGCCTACTACGCGTACCCCCTGGTCATCGCCCACATCGACGGACCCCGCGAGGAGGTCGCGACCACCGTCTGGCAGACCCACCGGCAGCAGCGCGACGAGCTGGAGCGGATGCTGCTGACGGCCGGGGCCGACCCGGTCGAGGCGAACGCGGCCTACGAGGTCGAGACCCCGACGACCAAGGGACAGGCCGCCACGCTGGCCACGACCGTCGAGGAACGCCTGGCCGGGCTGGCGGCCGATGCGGTGGCCGCGGCCACCCACACCGAGGTCCAGTCGCTCGCGGCGGACCTCCTCGTCGGCAGCGTGCGCCGTCAGGCGGCCTGGAGCGGCGAACCCGTCGCCTGA
- a CDS encoding HAD family hydrolase, whose translation MPIEAVIFDWGGTLTPWHPIDLVKQWQVFAQVYSGDDPDAGAELAARMFEAERAAWGRLKETGASARLSELFEAVGVHSDHPGHDAARVAYEEFWEPHTCLDPDVPVVFEGLRERGIRVGVLSNTIWTRDYHRGLFERDGILHLIDGDVYSSEIPWVKPHPEAFGAALSAVGATDPSACVYVGDRVYEDVHGSQRVGMRAVHVPHSDIPLDQQVPVEVTPDGTAHRLLDVLDLVDGWA comes from the coding sequence TTGCCGATCGAGGCCGTCATCTTCGACTGGGGCGGCACGCTGACGCCCTGGCACCCCATCGACCTGGTGAAGCAGTGGCAGGTGTTCGCCCAGGTCTACTCCGGTGACGACCCGGACGCCGGGGCCGAGCTGGCGGCCCGGATGTTCGAGGCCGAGCGCGCGGCCTGGGGCCGGCTGAAGGAGACCGGGGCCAGTGCCCGGCTGTCCGAGTTGTTCGAGGCGGTCGGTGTGCACAGTGACCACCCCGGGCACGACGCCGCGCGGGTGGCCTACGAGGAGTTCTGGGAACCGCACACCTGCCTCGACCCGGACGTGCCGGTCGTCTTCGAGGGGCTGCGTGAGCGCGGTATCCGGGTGGGCGTGCTGTCGAACACCATCTGGACGCGTGACTACCACCGGGGTCTGTTCGAGCGTGACGGCATCCTGCACCTCATCGACGGTGACGTGTACTCGTCCGAGATCCCTTGGGTCAAGCCACATCCCGAGGCGTTCGGGGCGGCGCTGAGTGCGGTCGGGGCCACCGACCCCTCGGCCTGCGTGTACGTCGGTGACCGCGTCTACGAAGACGTGCACGGCTCCCAGCGGGTCGGCATGCGCGCGGTGCACGTCCCGCACAGTGACATCCCGCTCGACCAGCAGGTTCCGGTCGAGGTCACGCCCGACGGCACGGCCCACCGGTTGCTCGACGTGCTCGACCTGGTGGACGGCTGGGCCTGA
- a CDS encoding proline--tRNA ligase, with product MLLRMSSLFLRTLREDPADAEVPGHRLLVRAGYVRRAAPGIYSWLPLGYRVYRNVERIVREEMDAAGFQEVHFPALLPREPYEATNRWTEYGDNLFRLKDRRGNDFLLGPTHEEMFTLLVKDQYSSYKDLPVSLYQIQTKYRDEARARGGLLRGREFVMKDSYSFDIDDAGLATSYERHRDAYIKTFGRLGLDFEIVSATSGAMGGSRSEEFLHPTEIGEDTFVRCTTGHYAANSEAVVTPRPARTALEGLPASHVEDTPDTPTIDSLVAAANVMFPDRNFTAADTLKNVVVTLVHPTGEREPLVIGVPGDREVDTKRLEAAVAPAEIEPFEAADFARHPGLVKGYIGPQVLGTESETKIRFLLDPRVVEGSAWITGANEPGKHVFDLVAGRDFTADGTIEAANVVEGDACPVCAAEGGDGKLTLARGLEIGHIFQLGRKYAEALDLKVLDQNGKLVTVTMGSYGIGVTRALAAIAEASWDDKGLCWPREVAPADVHLIAQGKQPKDASVFEAAEKLALELEAAGVRVLFDDRGKVSPGVKFKDADLIGVPSLLVVGKNLDEGVIEFIDRKSGDKQTVPVGEAVKHVVASINS from the coding sequence GTGCTGCTCCGGATGTCGTCGTTGTTCCTGCGAACGCTTCGCGAGGACCCGGCGGACGCCGAGGTTCCGGGGCACCGCCTGCTGGTGCGCGCCGGCTACGTGCGCCGCGCCGCCCCCGGCATCTACTCGTGGTTGCCCCTGGGCTACCGCGTCTACCGCAACGTCGAGCGCATCGTGCGCGAGGAGATGGACGCGGCGGGCTTCCAGGAGGTGCACTTCCCGGCGCTGCTGCCCCGTGAGCCCTACGAGGCCACCAACCGCTGGACCGAGTACGGCGACAACCTGTTCCGCCTGAAAGACCGGCGCGGCAACGACTTCCTGCTCGGCCCCACGCACGAGGAGATGTTCACGCTCCTGGTGAAAGACCAGTACTCGTCGTACAAGGACCTGCCGGTCTCGCTCTACCAGATCCAGACGAAGTACCGCGACGAGGCGCGGGCCCGCGGTGGCCTGCTGCGCGGCCGCGAGTTCGTGATGAAAGACAGCTACTCGTTCGACATCGACGACGCCGGGCTGGCCACCAGCTACGAGCGTCACCGCGACGCCTACATCAAGACGTTCGGCCGTCTGGGTCTGGACTTCGAGATCGTGTCGGCCACGTCGGGCGCCATGGGCGGCAGCCGCAGCGAGGAGTTCCTGCACCCCACCGAGATCGGTGAGGACACGTTCGTCCGCTGCACCACGGGCCACTACGCGGCGAACTCCGAGGCCGTGGTGACCCCCCGGCCCGCGCGGACAGCGCTCGAGGGGCTTCCCGCGTCCCATGTCGAAGACACCCCCGACACCCCCACGATCGACTCGCTCGTGGCCGCGGCCAACGTGATGTTCCCCGACCGGAACTTCACCGCGGCCGACACCCTCAAGAACGTCGTCGTGACCCTGGTACACCCCACGGGCGAGCGCGAGCCCCTGGTCATCGGTGTGCCCGGCGACCGCGAGGTCGACACCAAGCGGCTCGAGGCGGCCGTCGCCCCGGCCGAGATCGAGCCCTTCGAGGCGGCCGACTTCGCCCGGCACCCCGGTCTGGTCAAGGGCTACATCGGCCCGCAGGTGCTGGGCACGGAGTCGGAGACCAAGATCCGGTTCCTGCTCGACCCCCGCGTGGTCGAGGGCTCGGCCTGGATCACCGGCGCCAACGAGCCCGGCAAGCACGTGTTCGACCTGGTGGCCGGCCGCGACTTCACCGCCGACGGCACGATCGAGGCCGCCAACGTGGTCGAGGGCGACGCCTGCCCGGTCTGTGCCGCCGAGGGGGGCGACGGAAAGCTCACCCTGGCGCGGGGTCTCGAGATCGGTCACATCTTCCAGCTCGGCCGCAAGTACGCCGAGGCGCTCGACCTGAAGGTGCTCGACCAGAACGGCAAGCTGGTCACCGTCACGATGGGCTCCTACGGCATCGGCGTCACGCGCGCCCTGGCCGCGATCGCCGAGGCGTCGTGGGACGACAAGGGCCTGTGCTGGCCCCGTGAGGTCGCCCCGGCCGACGTGCACCTGATCGCCCAGGGCAAGCAGCCGAAAGACGCGTCGGTGTTCGAGGCGGCCGAGAAGCTGGCGCTCGAGCTCGAGGCGGCCGGCGTGCGGGTGCTGTTCGACGACCGCGGCAAGGTCTCGCCCGGGGTCAAGTTCAAGGACGCCGACCTGATCGGCGTGCCCTCCCTCCTGGTCGTGGGTAAGAATCTCGACGAGGGTGTCATCGAGTTCATCGACCGTAAGTCGGGCGACAAGCAGACCGTCCCGGTGGGCGAAGCGGTGAAACACGTGGTGGCGTCGATCAACTCGTAA
- the infB gene encoding translation initiation factor IF-2, producing the protein MGEFVRSASSTVEPPVVRRLREAMPAAEGAGGRKKAAPRPAPAAAASAPASPARPAPAPAPAPARPAPRPAAAAPSAPAASSAPSAPSPAPAPQAPAASAPSPAAPASEAPFTPPAPARPESRPAPTPGPRPTPGPRPTPGRPGPAERPAAAAGAPAPERTERPQPSGDRPERGPRPGGDARPGPRPERGDRGPRPGGDARPGPRPERGGDRGDRGPRPGPGGGSPRPGNNPFASSQGMPRPGGRGGGEGGGAPRPGNNPFASAQGMPRPQRGPRPEGAPAARGGDAGDRPAPRPGGPRPSPGNMPNRPNPGMMPGRTNVGRPGAGGGGGGRPGGPGRGGPGGGGGGGRGGFGGRPGGGPGGPGGGGGGFAGRPGGGGRGGRGGTQGAFGRAGGRPVRGRKSKRQRRQEFESMAAPAPGGVTVPRGDGNTIVRLRRGSSLTDFADKINANPASLVTVLFHLGEMATATQSLNEETFDVLGEELGYKIQVVSPEDEDRELLGQFSIDIEGEAEADEEFLEARPPVVTVMGHVDHGKTKLLDAIRQTDVVAGEAGGITQHIGAYQIHTTHEGEDRAITFIDTPGHEAFTAMRARGAKVTDLAVLVVAADDGVMPQTIEALNHAQAADVPIVVAINKVDKEGANPDKIRQQLTEYNLVAEEYGGDTIFVEVSAKQRLNIDGLLEAVLLTADASLDLRANPEKDARGVAIEGNLDRGRGPVATVLVQSGSLRIGDSIVAGTGHGRVRAMIDEHGESVEVATPSRPVMVLGLTSVPGAGDTFLVAPDDRTARQIAEKREAIERNAALAKSRKRISLEDFTKALEQGKVETLNLILKGDGAGSVEALEDALLQIDVGEEVELRIIDRGVGAITKNNINLAVASNAIIVGFNVKSEGQNAEYADREGVDIRYYSVIYQAIEEIEASLKGLLKPEYEEAELGTAEIREIFRSSRFGNIAGCIVRTGEIRRNSKARVLRNGVVIGDNLTIESLKRFKDDATEVREGYECGIGLGSFNDIRNEDIIQTFEMREKARA; encoded by the coding sequence ATGGGCGAGTTCGTCCGTTCCGCGTCGTCCACCGTCGAGCCCCCCGTGGTGCGCCGCCTCCGTGAGGCGATGCCCGCTGCCGAGGGTGCCGGTGGCCGCAAGAAGGCCGCCCCCCGTCCCGCCCCGGCCGCGGCTGCGTCCGCGCCGGCTTCACCGGCCCGGCCCGCTCCGGCGCCGGCCCCCGCTCCGGCCCGCCCGGCTCCGCGCCCGGCCGCCGCAGCACCGTCCGCCCCGGCGGCCTCCTCGGCCCCGAGTGCTCCGAGCCCCGCACCGGCGCCCCAGGCCCCGGCCGCGAGCGCCCCGAGCCCGGCCGCACCGGCCTCCGAGGCACCGTTCACCCCGCCGGCCCCGGCTCGTCCGGAGTCGCGTCCGGCCCCGACGCCGGGTCCGCGTCCCACGCCGGGCCCGCGCCCGACCCCGGGCCGTCCCGGTCCGGCCGAGCGTCCGGCCGCCGCGGCCGGTGCGCCGGCTCCCGAGCGCACCGAACGTCCGCAACCCTCGGGCGACCGTCCCGAGCGGGGCCCCCGTCCGGGTGGCGACGCCCGTCCCGGTCCGCGTCCCGAGCGTGGCGACCGTGGTCCCCGTCCGGGTGGCGACGCCCGTCCGGGCCCGCGTCCCGAGCGTGGTGGCGACCGCGGCGACCGTGGTCCCCGTCCGGGTCCCGGTGGCGGTTCCCCGCGTCCGGGCAACAACCCGTTCGCGTCCTCCCAGGGCATGCCCCGTCCGGGTGGCCGTGGTGGTGGCGAGGGCGGCGGCGCCCCGCGTCCCGGCAACAACCCGTTCGCCTCGGCCCAGGGCATGCCGCGCCCGCAGCGCGGCCCGCGTCCCGAGGGTGCTCCCGCGGCCCGTGGCGGCGACGCCGGTGACCGTCCGGCACCCCGCCCCGGTGGCCCGCGTCCCAGCCCGGGCAACATGCCCAACCGCCCGAACCCGGGCATGATGCCCGGTCGTACCAACGTCGGCCGTCCCGGTGCCGGTGGTGGCGGCGGTGGCCGTCCCGGTGGTCCCGGTCGTGGTGGCCCCGGTGGTGGCGGCGGCGGAGGCCGTGGTGGCTTCGGTGGTCGTCCCGGTGGCGGCCCCGGTGGTCCCGGTGGTGGCGGTGGCGGTTTCGCCGGCCGTCCCGGTGGTGGCGGCCGTGGTGGCCGTGGTGGCACGCAGGGTGCGTTCGGTCGCGCCGGTGGCCGTCCGGTCCGAGGTCGCAAGTCGAAGCGTCAGCGGCGTCAAGAGTTCGAGAGCATGGCGGCACCGGCTCCCGGTGGCGTCACGGTTCCCCGCGGCGACGGCAACACGATCGTCCGCCTGCGTCGCGGTTCCTCGCTGACCGATTTCGCCGACAAGATCAACGCGAACCCGGCCAGCCTCGTCACCGTGCTGTTCCACCTCGGTGAGATGGCCACGGCGACGCAGTCGCTGAACGAGGAGACGTTCGACGTCCTCGGTGAGGAACTGGGTTACAAGATCCAGGTCGTCTCCCCGGAAGACGAAGACCGCGAGCTGCTCGGTCAGTTCTCGATCGACATCGAGGGCGAGGCGGAGGCCGACGAGGAGTTCCTCGAGGCGCGTCCGCCGGTCGTGACCGTCATGGGTCACGTCGACCACGGTAAGACGAAGCTGCTCGACGCGATCCGTCAGACCGACGTGGTGGCGGGTGAGGCCGGTGGCATCACCCAGCACATCGGTGCCTACCAGATCCACACCACGCACGAGGGTGAAGACCGCGCGATCACCTTCATCGACACCCCGGGTCACGAGGCGTTCACCGCCATGCGTGCCCGTGGTGCGAAGGTCACCGACCTCGCGGTACTGGTGGTCGCGGCCGACGACGGCGTGATGCCGCAGACGATCGAGGCGCTGAACCACGCCCAGGCGGCCGACGTGCCGATCGTCGTGGCCATCAACAAGGTGGACAAGGAAGGCGCGAACCCGGACAAGATCCGGCAGCAGCTGACCGAGTACAACCTGGTCGCCGAGGAGTACGGCGGTGACACGATCTTCGTCGAGGTCTCCGCGAAGCAGCGGCTGAACATCGACGGCCTGCTCGAGGCCGTCCTGCTCACCGCCGACGCGTCGCTCGACCTGCGTGCCAACCCCGAGAAGGACGCCCGCGGCGTCGCGATCGAGGGCAACCTCGACCGTGGTCGCGGTCCGGTGGCCACCGTCCTGGTGCAGTCCGGTTCGCTCCGCATCGGTGACTCGATCGTGGCCGGCACCGGTCACGGCCGCGTCCGCGCCATGATCGACGAGCACGGTGAGTCGGTCGAGGTGGCCACGCCGTCCCGTCCGGTCATGGTTCTCGGCCTGACGAGCGTTCCCGGCGCCGGTGACACCTTCCTGGTGGCGCCCGACGACCGCACCGCCCGTCAGATCGCCGAGAAGCGTGAGGCGATCGAGCGGAACGCGGCCCTGGCCAAGTCCCGCAAGCGCATCAGCCTCGAGGACTTCACCAAGGCCCTCGAGCAGGGCAAGGTCGAGACCCTCAACCTCATCCTCAAGGGTGACGGCGCGGGTTCGGTCGAGGCCCTGGAAGACGCGCTGCTGCAGATCGACGTCGGCGAAGAGGTCGAGCTCCGGATCATCGACCGCGGTGTCGGTGCCATCACGAAGAACAACATCAACCTCGCCGTGGCGTCGAACGCGATCATCGTCGGCTTCAACGTGAAGTCCGAGGGCCAGAACGCGGAGTACGCCGACCGCGAGGGCGTCGACATCCGGTACTACTCGGTCATCTACCAGGCGATCGAGGAGATCGAGGCGTCCCTCAAGGGCCTCCTCAAGCCGGAGTACGAAGAGGCCGAGCTGGGCACCGCGGAGATCCGCGAGATCTTCCGCTCCAGCCGCTTCGGCAACATCGCGGGTTGCATCGTCCGCACCGGCGAGATCCGGCGCAACAGCAAGGCTCGCGTGCTGCGCAACGGCGTGGTCATCGGCGACAACCTCACGATCGAGTCGCTCAAGCGGTTCAAGGACGACGCGACCGAGGTTCGCGAGGGTTACGAGTGCGGTATCGGACTGGGGTCGTTCAACGACATCCGGAACGAGGACATCATTCAGACCTTCGAGATGCGCGAGAAGGCGCGGGCCTGA
- the rimP gene encoding ribosome maturation factor RimP — protein sequence MSASSGQQAADGVRALAEPLAADAGLVVESVTVTPAGKRRVLRVTVDLPETEFGGVPLESVSAVSRSISEALDAGNVMGGTPYVLEVSSPGADRPLTERRHWMRARRRLVRTLAAEGATPQTGRLTEVTDEGVVLDDERTVPWAEITGGRVELEFGHPDDYADLEAQAGDAADDDDEEK from the coding sequence ATGAGTGCGTCCTCCGGGCAACAAGCCGCCGACGGCGTGCGAGCCCTGGCAGAACCCCTGGCGGCCGACGCCGGCCTGGTGGTCGAGAGCGTCACCGTCACCCCCGCGGGCAAGCGCCGCGTGCTGCGGGTGACCGTGGACCTGCCGGAGACCGAGTTCGGGGGCGTGCCTCTCGAGTCCGTCTCCGCCGTCTCCCGTTCGATCTCCGAGGCGCTCGACGCCGGCAACGTGATGGGCGGTACGCCCTACGTTCTCGAGGTCAGCTCCCCGGGGGCCGACCGCCCGCTGACCGAGCGCCGCCACTGGATGCGCGCGCGGCGCCGGCTGGTGCGCACGCTCGCCGCCGAGGGCGCGACCCCGCAGACCGGGCGGCTCACCGAGGTCACCGACGAGGGTGTTGTGCTCGACGACGAGCGCACGGTGCCCTGGGCCGAGATCACCGGCGGGCGGGTCGAACTCGAGTTCGGTCACCCCGACGACTACGCGGATCTCGAGGCCCAGGCGGGCGACGCCGCCGATGACGATGACGAAGAGAAGTAG
- the rbfA gene encoding 30S ribosome-binding factor RbfA, with the protein MTDTARARKLADRVREVVAEALEKRIKDPRLGFITVTDARVTGDLQHATVFYTVYGDDEERASTAAALESAKGVLRSEVGKRTGIRLTPTLEFVADALPENAAAMADLIKVANERDAEVAALANGAKFAGESDPYKKPVTPDEDDDEDDEA; encoded by the coding sequence ATGACCGACACTGCACGGGCTCGCAAGCTGGCCGACCGGGTGCGCGAGGTGGTGGCCGAGGCCCTGGAGAAGCGGATCAAGGACCCGCGCCTGGGCTTCATCACCGTCACGGACGCCCGGGTCACGGGTGACCTGCAGCACGCCACGGTCTTCTACACCGTGTACGGCGACGACGAGGAGCGGGCGTCCACCGCCGCGGCCCTGGAGAGCGCCAAGGGCGTTCTGCGGTCCGAGGTGGGCAAGCGCACGGGTATCCGGCTGACGCCGACGCTGGAGTTCGTGGCCGACGCCCTGCCCGAGAACGCCGCCGCGATGGCCGACCTGATCAAGGTCGCCAACGAGCGCGACGCCGAGGTGGCCGCGCTGGCCAACGGCGCGAAGTTCGCGGGCGAGTCCGACCCGTACAAGAAGCCGGTCACCCCGGACGAGGACGACGACGAGGACGACGAGGCGTGA
- a CDS encoding DUF503 domain-containing protein translates to MYVGSLTLDLLLGDVHSLKEKRSVIKPVVAELRRKFEVHAAETGDANLHRRAEIGVALVSSESGQCREVLESCERLVAGRPELQVLSARLRVWSDTDDD, encoded by the coding sequence GTGTACGTCGGTTCACTGACGCTGGACCTGCTCCTGGGCGACGTCCACTCGCTCAAGGAGAAGCGGTCGGTGATCAAGCCGGTGGTGGCCGAGCTGCGCCGTAAGTTCGAGGTGCACGCGGCCGAGACCGGTGACGCCAATCTGCACCGGCGCGCCGAGATCGGTGTCGCCCTGGTGTCTTCCGAGTCCGGCCAGTGCCGCGAGGTGCTCGAGTCCTGCGAGCGCCTGGTGGCCGGCCGCCCCGAACTGCAAGTGCTCTCCGCCCGTCTGCGGGTGTGGAGCGACACCGACGACGATTGA
- the nusA gene encoding transcription termination factor NusA: MDIDLAALRAIEREKDIPLNTLVQTIETALLQAYHRTEGAQPQARVELDRKSGHVVVWARELDETGAIKREWDDTPEGFGRIAATTARQTILQRLRDAEDEQVLGEFRGREGDIISGIVQQSADPRMVHVDLGTVEAVLPPAEQVPGETYAHGARLRCYVVGVRKGLKGPSITLSRTHPNLVRLLFALEVPEVADGTVEIAALAREAGHRSKVAVRATVAGVNAKGACIGPMGQRVRAVMTELRGEKIDIVDYDDDPQAFVASALSPARVSSVEVLDLDARSARVVVPDYQLSLAIGKEGQNARLAAKLTGWRIDIRSDTAPSESGSRASGAGPGSV; encoded by the coding sequence ATGGACATCGACCTGGCGGCCCTGCGCGCGATCGAGCGCGAGAAGGACATTCCGCTCAACACCCTGGTGCAGACCATCGAGACGGCTCTGCTCCAGGCTTATCACCGCACCGAGGGGGCCCAGCCGCAGGCGCGGGTGGAGCTCGACCGCAAGAGCGGGCACGTCGTCGTCTGGGCGCGGGAGCTGGACGAGACCGGAGCGATCAAGCGCGAGTGGGACGACACCCCGGAGGGTTTCGGCCGGATCGCCGCCACCACCGCGCGCCAGACGATCCTGCAGCGCCTGCGTGACGCCGAGGACGAGCAGGTCCTCGGCGAGTTCCGCGGCCGTGAGGGCGACATCATCTCCGGCATCGTGCAGCAGAGCGCCGACCCGCGCATGGTGCACGTCGACCTCGGCACGGTCGAGGCCGTGCTGCCGCCGGCCGAGCAGGTGCCGGGCGAGACCTACGCCCACGGTGCGCGGCTGCGGTGCTACGTGGTGGGCGTGCGCAAGGGCCTCAAGGGCCCGTCGATCACGCTCTCCCGCACCCACCCCAACCTGGTGCGCCTGCTGTTCGCGCTCGAGGTGCCCGAGGTCGCCGACGGCACCGTGGAGATCGCGGCGCTGGCCCGCGAGGCCGGGCACCGCTCCAAGGTGGCCGTGCGCGCGACCGTGGCCGGCGTCAACGCCAAGGGTGCCTGCATCGGCCCGATGGGTCAGCGGGTGCGCGCGGTGATGACCGAGCTGCGCGGCGAGAAGATCGACATCGTGGACTACGACGACGACCCGCAGGCGTTCGTGGCCAGCGCGCTGTCCCCGGCCCGGGTGTCGTCGGTCGAGGTCCTCGACCTGGACGCGCGGTCCGCCCGGGTCGTGGTGCCCGACTACCAGCTCTCGCTGGCCATCGGCAAGGAGGGGCAGAACGCCCGTCTCGCCGCGAAACTCACCGGCTGGCGCATCGACATCCGGTCCGACACGGCGCCTTCGGAGAGCGGTTCGCGCGCTTCCGGAGCCGGTCCGGGGAGTGTCTGA
- a CDS encoding YlxR family protein translates to MLGGAGHAATNPERSSPALQGPVRTCVGCRERAERSGLLRVVAAEVDAQWCVVPDPGHKLYGRGASLHPSLSCLELAERRRAFSRALRLQNTGGPLDTARVREFLTEKQQQVPEVSR, encoded by the coding sequence ATGCTTGGCGGGGCCGGTCACGCGGCCACGAATCCCGAACGCTCGTCTCCGGCCCTTCAGGGGCCGGTCCGCACCTGCGTGGGATGTCGTGAACGCGCCGAGCGGTCCGGCCTGTTGCGAGTGGTCGCGGCCGAGGTTGACGCTCAGTGGTGCGTCGTCCCCGATCCAGGTCATAAGCTGTACGGCAGGGGTGCGTCCCTGCACCCCTCGCTGAGCTGTCTCGAACTTGCCGAACGTCGTCGAGCGTTTTCCCGGGCCCTGCGTCTGCAGAACACCGGGGGGCCGCTCGACACGGCCCGGGTCAGAGAGTTCCTGACAGAGAAGCAGCAGCAGGTTCCAGAGGTGTCCAGATGA
- the truB gene encoding tRNA pseudouridine(55) synthase TruB, translated as MKSREPGPSGLVIVDKPAGMTSHDVVSRIRRLAGTRRVGHAGTLDPMATGVLVVGVERATRLLTYLVGADKAYSATMRLGVGTITDDAEGEISSTPGLAALTLEEVDAAAAFLRGSIQQVPSSVSAIKKDGKRAYARVREGEEVTLDARPVTVSLDVLAVRPGQHEGVPVLDVDVHVVCSSGTYVRALARDLGASLESAGHLTALRRTRVGPYPLDGARTLPELEESFGLLPIADAARVAFTARELSDDEARKLAHGQRLEASEMGPGPVAAFAPDGSLVALIADAGLTARPLVVLTG; from the coding sequence GTGAAGTCCCGTGAGCCGGGTCCCAGCGGCCTGGTGATCGTGGACAAGCCCGCCGGGATGACCTCGCACGACGTGGTCAGCCGGATCCGCCGTCTGGCGGGGACCCGGCGGGTCGGTCACGCCGGCACGCTCGACCCGATGGCCACCGGCGTGCTGGTGGTCGGGGTCGAGCGCGCCACCCGTCTGCTGACCTACCTGGTCGGCGCGGACAAGGCGTACTCGGCCACGATGCGGCTCGGCGTCGGCACGATCACCGACGACGCCGAGGGCGAGATCTCGTCCACGCCCGGCCTGGCCGCGCTGACGCTCGAAGAGGTCGACGCGGCGGCCGCGTTCCTGCGCGGCAGCATCCAGCAGGTGCCGAGCTCGGTCAGCGCGATCAAGAAAGACGGCAAGCGTGCCTACGCCCGCGTCCGGGAGGGCGAGGAGGTCACGCTCGACGCCCGGCCGGTCACGGTCTCGCTCGACGTCCTCGCCGTGCGCCCGGGGCAGCACGAGGGCGTTCCCGTGCTCGACGTCGACGTGCACGTCGTCTGCTCGTCGGGCACGTACGTCCGGGCCCTGGCGCGCGATCTCGGCGCCTCGCTCGAGAGTGCCGGGCACCTGACGGCACTGCGCCGCACCCGGGTCGGCCCCTACCCGCTCGACGGCGCGCGCACGCTGCCGGAGCTCGAGGAGTCGTTCGGGCTGCTGCCGATCGCCGACGCCGCGCGGGTCGCGTTCACCGCCCGCGAGCTCAGTGACGACGAGGCCCGCAAACTGGCGCACGGGCAGCGGCTGGAGGCGAGCGAGATGGGCCCAGGGCCCGTCGCGGCGTTCGCCCCCGACGGGTCCCTGGTGGCCC